A window of the Homo sapiens chromosome 18, GRCh38.p14 Primary Assembly genome harbors these coding sequences:
- the HRH4 gene encoding histamine H4 receptor isoform 3 (isoform 3 is encoded by transcript variant 3): protein MPDTNSTINLSLSTRVTLAFFMSLVAFAIMLGNALVILAFVVDKNLRHRSSYFFLNLAISDFFVGVL from the coding sequence ATGCCAGATACTAATAGCACAATCAATTTATCACTAAGCACTCGTGTTACTTTAGCATTTTTTATGTCCTTAGTAGCTTTTGCTATAATGCTAGGAAATGCTTTGGTCATTTTAGCTTTTGTGGTGGACAAAAACCTTAGACATCGaagtagttatttttttcttaacttggCCATCTCTGACTTCTTTGTGG